Proteins encoded by one window of Pseudomonas sp. LS44:
- the crcB gene encoding fluoride efflux transporter CrcB, protein MMPLILAVAVGGMIGTLLRFATGNWVTAHWPQHFYLATVAVNIVGCLLIGYLYGVFLIRPDIPLELRAGLMVGFLGGLTTFSSFSLDTLRLLETGQAPLALGYAAASVLGGVLATWAGLTFAKL, encoded by the coding sequence ATGATGCCGCTGATTCTCGCCGTTGCCGTGGGCGGCATGATCGGCACGTTACTGAGATTTGCTACCGGCAATTGGGTCACCGCCCATTGGCCGCAACATTTTTATCTGGCTACAGTGGCGGTCAACATCGTCGGTTGCCTGCTGATTGGCTACCTGTACGGCGTGTTCCTGATTCGCCCGGATATCCCGCTGGAGCTGCGTGCCGGATTAATGGTTGGATTCCTGGGCGGGCTGACGACTTTTTCTTCCTTTTCGCTCGACACCTTGCGCTTGCTGGAAACCGGGCAAGCGCCGCTGGCTCTGGGTTATGCCGCCGCCAGTGTGCTGGGCGGTGTGCTGGCGACCTGGGCCGGACTGACTTTTGCGAAACTCTGA
- the serS gene encoding serine--tRNA ligase, protein MLDSKLIRSELANVAERLATRGFQLDVARIEALEAQRKTVQTRTEQLQAERNARSKSIGHAKARGEDIAPLMADVERMAGELSEGKQELDAIQAELDAILLGLPNLPHESVPVGADEESNVEVRRWGSPRTFDFAVQDHVALGEQHGWLDFETAAKLSGARFALLRGPIARLHRALAQFMIDLHTAEHGYEEAYTPYLVQAPALQGTGQLPKFEEDLFKISREGEADFYLIPTAEVSLTNIVAGEILDAKQLPVKLVAHTPCFRSEAGASGRDTRGMIRQHQFDKVEMVQIVEPSKSAEALEGLTANAEKVLQLLELPYRVLALCTGDMGFSAVKTYDLEVWVPSQDKYREISSCSNCGDFQARRMQARWRNPETGKPELVHTLNGSGLAVGRTLVAVLENNQQADGSIRVPAALKPYMGGIEVIG, encoded by the coding sequence ATGCTCGATTCCAAACTGATACGCAGCGAACTGGCCAACGTGGCCGAGCGCTTGGCGACCCGCGGCTTCCAACTGGATGTGGCGCGCATCGAGGCGCTCGAAGCGCAACGCAAGACCGTGCAAACCCGTACCGAACAATTGCAGGCCGAGCGCAATGCGCGCTCCAAGTCGATTGGCCACGCCAAGGCGCGTGGTGAGGACATCGCACCGCTGATGGCCGATGTCGAGCGGATGGCGGGTGAGTTGAGCGAGGGCAAACAGGAGCTGGACGCCATCCAGGCCGAGCTTGATGCGATTCTCTTGGGTTTGCCGAATTTGCCCCATGAGTCGGTGCCGGTCGGCGCGGACGAAGAGAGCAATGTCGAAGTTCGTCGTTGGGGCAGCCCGCGGACCTTTGATTTCGCCGTTCAGGATCACGTCGCGCTTGGCGAACAGCATGGCTGGCTGGATTTCGAAACCGCCGCCAAGCTCTCTGGCGCGCGTTTCGCCCTGCTGCGTGGGCCAATCGCCCGTCTGCACCGCGCTCTGGCGCAGTTCATGATCGATCTGCATACCGCCGAGCATGGCTACGAAGAGGCCTACACCCCTTATCTGGTTCAGGCGCCGGCTCTGCAGGGGACCGGTCAATTGCCCAAGTTCGAGGAAGATCTGTTCAAGATCAGCCGCGAAGGCGAGGCCGATTTCTATCTGATCCCGACTGCCGAGGTGTCGTTGACCAACATCGTCGCCGGCGAAATTCTCGATGCCAAACAACTGCCGGTTAAGTTGGTTGCGCATACGCCGTGCTTCCGCAGTGAAGCCGGTGCGTCCGGGCGCGATACCCGTGGGATGATCCGTCAGCACCAATTCGACAAGGTCGAGATGGTCCAGATTGTCGAACCGAGCAAATCCGCCGAGGCGCTGGAAGGCCTGACCGCTAACGCCGAAAAAGTCCTGCAACTACTCGAGCTGCCCTATCGCGTGCTGGCGCTGTGCACGGGCGACATGGGTTTCAGCGCGGTGAAAACCTACGATCTGGAGGTCTGGGTGCCCAGCCAGGACAAATACCGCGAGATTTCCTCGTGTTCCAACTGCGGTGACTTCCAGGCCCGCCGCATGCAGGCGCGTTGGCGCAACCCGGAAACCGGCAAGCCAGAGCTGGTGCATACCCTCAATGGCTCCGGCCTGGCGGTCGGCCGGACGTTGGTTGCCGTATTGGAGAACAACCAGCAGGCTGACGGCAGCATTCGCGTACCGGCCGCGCTCAAACCGTATATGGGTGGCATCGAGGTGATTGGCTAA
- a CDS encoding replication-associated recombination protein A, with the protein MDLFRSTPIAQPLAARLRATSLDEYVGQEHLLAPGKPLREALEQGALHSMIFWGPPGVGKTTLAKLLAQVSDAHFETISAVLSGVKEIRQSVEMAKQQAAQYGKRTILFVDEVHRFNKSQQDAFLPYVEDGTLIFIGATTENPSFELNNALLSRARVYVLKSLDESALHKLVQRALMEEKGLGKRQLQLPDESFQILLAAADGDGRRLLNLLENAADLVEDGDTIGSELLQNLLGDSRRRFDKGGEAFYDQISALHKSVRGSNPDAALYWFARMLDGGCDALYLARRVVRMASEEVGNADPRALPLCLSAWEVQERLGSPEGELAIAQAIVYLACAPKSNAVYTAFKAAMRDVAENGSLEVPLHLRNAPTKLMKELGYGDEYRYAHDELDAYAAGEDYFPEAMQPRQYYQPVARGLELKIRDKLQHLAAQDRASPRQRRKP; encoded by the coding sequence ATGGACCTGTTCCGCTCCACACCAATCGCCCAGCCCCTGGCCGCTCGTTTACGGGCGACCAGTCTGGATGAGTACGTCGGTCAGGAGCACTTGCTGGCGCCGGGTAAGCCCCTGCGCGAAGCGCTGGAGCAGGGCGCGCTGCACTCGATGATCTTCTGGGGCCCACCCGGGGTCGGAAAGACTACTCTGGCGAAGTTGCTGGCGCAGGTCTCCGATGCGCATTTCGAGACGATTTCCGCGGTGCTTTCCGGGGTCAAGGAAATTCGTCAGTCCGTCGAGATGGCCAAACAGCAGGCTGCTCAATACGGCAAGCGCACCATCCTGTTCGTCGATGAAGTGCACCGCTTCAACAAGTCGCAACAGGATGCGTTCCTGCCTTATGTAGAAGACGGCACGCTGATTTTCATTGGTGCCACCACCGAAAACCCGTCGTTCGAACTGAACAACGCGCTGCTATCGCGGGCGCGTGTCTACGTCCTGAAAAGTCTCGACGAAAGCGCGCTGCACAAGTTGGTGCAGCGCGCCTTGATGGAAGAAAAGGGCCTCGGCAAACGCCAATTGCAATTGCCCGACGAGAGCTTCCAGATTCTCTTGGCGGCTGCCGATGGCGATGGCCGCCGCCTGCTCAACCTTCTGGAAAACGCCGCTGACCTGGTCGAAGACGGCGACACGATTGGCAGCGAGCTGTTGCAGAACCTTCTAGGTGATAGCCGCCGGCGGTTCGATAAGGGCGGTGAAGCGTTCTACGACCAGATTTCCGCGCTGCACAAATCAGTGCGCGGCTCCAATCCCGATGCCGCGCTGTACTGGTTCGCGCGCATGCTTGATGGCGGTTGCGATGCGCTGTATCTGGCGCGCCGCGTGGTGCGTATGGCCAGCGAAGAAGTCGGCAATGCCGATCCGCGCGCCTTACCTTTGTGTCTATCGGCCTGGGAAGTTCAGGAGCGCCTCGGCAGTCCGGAAGGTGAGCTGGCGATTGCCCAAGCCATCGTTTATCTGGCCTGCGCGCCGAAAAGCAATGCGGTCTACACCGCCTTCAAGGCGGCGATGCGGGATGTTGCCGAGAACGGCTCGTTGGAAGTACCCCTGCACTTGCGCAACGCGCCGACCAAGCTGATGAAGGAACTGGGTTATGGCGATGAATACCGCTACGCCCACGACGAGCTAGACGCCTATGCCGCCGGCGAGGATTACTTCCCCGAGGCCATGCAGCCGCGCCAGTACTACCAGCCCGTCGCCCGCGGACTTGAGTTGAAAATACGTGACAAGCTCCAGCATCTGGCAGCTCAGGATCGCGCCAGCCCAAGACAAAGGAGAAAGCCATGA